From the Anopheles stephensi strain Indian chromosome X, UCI_ANSTEP_V1.0, whole genome shotgun sequence genome, the window tggagtgatggcgttgattcgtccgccagaacggccggaataaccgattggcagacgaaggcgtggAACCGTGGGCGGTTgggaggattgttgcagcaggccaaggcCGCGAAGCGGTTGAAGTTCCGATTAAGTAAGTAATTAAGTAGTCTTCTCGTCGAATGCCTAGGCCAAAGTGCTTGAGTTGCTTGCAATTGGCCTCCACGGCCTATTCGAAAAACAGTTCGAATTTTTGAAAACATTGCAACACGTAATGCGATTTCGAATGGAACAACACAAGAAAATTGAAATCTTATCTCGCATCACAATCGGTGTAGCAAACGTATATATTATGATAACAATTCAACAATGTAACCATTACGGTGCTGCTCGGTGTAATTCATTGTATGGAAAACTATGGAGACATCACTCTGGAACATCCGTCTGTATTGCTTGTCATTAAGCAAAGAAAGTTGATAAGGTACAGGGTTGTAAAAAGGTATATTGTCTATAGCGTAACTATTTTCCCTACACATACACAGGTATCCCATCACTCTGTAACCACTATCTACATGCATACCATTTGAACTGGAGGTTCGTGTTGTGGGAGTACTTCCGTTTAGCACTGAGTAGAGTCCATAGCTCTAATTCTacctagtatttaaaattgggtCTGTGTTGGGTATCGCGACCTCCTTTACTGCAGCAACGAGGCAGCAAAGATTTGGCGCATGATCTGCGGCAGCTGGTCCAGATCCATGCACACAAACGCCTTGCCAGCGGTCATATTTTCCGCCACCACCTTCGCCTCATCGTCCAGGCTGCCGATGAAGATGACGTACGCTTGCACCCTCGGTGATTGGCGGGCAAGCGCAGTGTTTAGTTTCCGCGGCGTAATACCGTACCGGGCCAAATTAGCATCGCTCagcacgatcacgatcgctTCGTCACAGTCCTCCTTGGCAAGCTCGTCGACTGCCTGCTCGGTCGCGGCAAGCGTATGGTCGCCGCTCCAACAGAACTGTGCGTGCGCATGCATCATCTTGATCGTTTCTAGCCGGCGTTTCGCGTCCTTCGGTGGGTTGTTTTCGTTTACGAACGGGACGGCAACCGCTTCCCCGCTGTGCCCAACGATATCGTACCGGATTTTGCCCTCGAATCCATCGAACGCTTCCATTACCATTACGGTCGCTTCCAGCTCACGGTCCAGCCGTCCATCGTACCCGTTGAAGCGGTACATCGAGCCAGACACGTCCACCACCAACTTCAAGCGTTTGGGTTTCTCCTGCGGTTGACCCGGTTCCGGATCTTGCTCGGCCCGCTGCTTGTAGATCGCTCGTTCACCCGTCAACCCCTCGACCAGCTTTGTGTCGTCTAGTTCGCCAGCACTTCGATGTCGCTGCCACTGGCGCTCGCGAGCCCGGGCTTGCAATGCCTGCAAGGTAATCCGCAACTGCTGAACCTGTCGGCGAACCGGTTCCGCATACTGTTCGTACACCTTGTGCTCGTACGGGCTCATCTGGATTTCACGCAGCTTCTCTTCGAACGCTTTGCGGTTCATTTCGCGTGCTGCCTGCTTTACCTCCTCCGGTATGTCGTCCTTTTCCGCGTCGGACAGCTGATGCACCTTGTGCCCCGCGTCCAATCGGTACGGTCCACCTTTCCCACCGAGCCCGGCCGTATCCCGGCCTCCAGTACCACCCGCCCACGTGTTCCCACCAACGTGCGGATCGTTGTTCGGGTCAACCTTACCGTGCTTCGGCCCAGCCACATCCTTCCCACTGTGGCTACGCACCGTAAGCTGCAGTTCGCGCTGGCGTCGCATCGCCGCAATCGCTTCACAACCCTCCGCATACTCTCCTATCGGTAGTCCGTGGCGTAACAGCACCGCTGTTACTTGGTCCAACGTTTCCGGCGCGTACCGATCGTAATCCAACACATTGCCAATCACTTCCGCCAGTGCATCGGACGGGAAGCGCTCCAAATGGCGCACTATCGCGACAACTTCGCGCGTCGAGTAAGGATAGTGCAGCGTACCCGCATCCGCCATTTCGCGCAGCTCCGCAAACGCATCCACCAACCGACGTATGGTAGCGACCGGTACCGACGGGCCGTACTGTTGCAACAGGAACATCTCCGACTCGGGCAATGGATTGTCCACCGCGTGGCACGCGAATAAATCACCCAGTGCGGCAAAGAAATCATTTCCGAGGAATGGGAACCCGGGTCGGTTCGCGAGCACAATCATTCGGAAGTCGGGATGCGTAGGCAGGAAGCCGTCCGCCACCTTCGCATCGGTGGATGTGCTCGGTGGGCAAATCTTACGCCCATCCGATAGTAGCATCTCACCGTTCTCGACGAGTGTCTTCAGGATGCAGGTTACGTGTACCGGTGCTTTGTCCGCTtcgtccaccaccagcacgtgaccgtaccgtaccgccTTCACCAGCGGCGAGTCCTCGTACTCGATCCGTCCATCGCGTACTGTGGCCTGTAGCGTAAGCGATTGCACCGTGGTGTCTCGGTGCAGCTGTATGTACTCCCTCGGGCGTCCCATCAGCTGTAGTAAACGATCCACGATTTTGTTCTTGCCCACACCCTGATTTCCCACCAGCAAGAGATGTTCACCGAGCAGAAAGTCCTGCAGGAGACGCTCCATTAGTCGTAGATGTTGCGGCAAGTCGTAGAACACAATGTCCGGTATCTTGCTGACCGCTTCCGTACGATAACGTGGCACACTGGTACGTCCAATGCGTACCGAATCTTCGGTTTGCTCCACCGTAATTGGGTTCCTGATGGTGTTTGCCTCTTCGTTGCTAGGTCCAGTGTAGTTTGGCAGATAGCGGCGCATCGCCGAATCGAGCACGTTGCGTGGCAAGCTAGGCATAAACTTGCTCAGGAATGTGGCGTGCAGTAGGTCGGCTGCATTACGATCCTCCCCGTACTGATGCAACCGGCGGGCGATGCGCAAAAGCTGGCGGGTGGAAAGATTTCCGGCCAGTGTCTGCTGGACCGGATCGGACGATGTGCGCAGATGGTGCGCAACGCGCAGTATCTGTTCCATCGTATCGCTTATCGGGCCGTACAGTTTGTCCAGTACGTGGCGTTCCTCGCGTTCACTCAAACCACGCACCTCGTGGAAAAGGAATAGGCTGAGCGTTTCTGCACTGATCCACGCACCGGATGGACCACTTCGTGTAGGTACGCCGGCCCCATCCGTACCAACATTTTGCGCCGGTTCTGCTAGTGCTATTATGCGAAAGCCTGGATGGATGCGTAGCATGCCGCGTGCTGTTAGATCCTGGTCGGGTTGTGCTGTTTGCAATCGATCGTAACGTTCGTGGGACAGCAGGCGCCTACCATCGTACAGCTGGAGCTCGCGATCGTGTACCAGTCGGTGCAATATACCGAGCGTGCTGTGATGCAACCGATGTACACCATCTAGCACGATCGCATGTCCGGCAAGGGCTGCCATCAGTAGCGGTGAATCCTGCCAGACTGTGTCACCGTTCAGACGTGTGGTACGCTTCTGCAGCAGATCGCGCGCTGTCATGTCCTGGTACAGCACCATCGCTTCCATGTGCTGGTCGTTCAGCAACCGGCACAGCTGTTCGGCCAGAATCGATTTTCCGCACCCTTTCGGGCCAACGAGACAAACGTCACCGACGGCAATGGTTTGCAGCAGTTCCGCCAGCAGCCCGTTTTGGTAGGACGTTGGTATGAATGGTTGACGCTTATCTTCCAGCGGGCTAGCGGTTCCTTGGGCTAGTTGAAACTCGGCCATTTTACTGGGCGAGCGCAATCGTACGTTGAGCAGTCCATCGTCCCGTTTGCTAACACCAtcaatttccattccatgccCTCCATCACTTTCAGGCGCAAATTTAAGCGATTCCATCAACCCGGTCACGTACGAGCTACCTTCCTTCGCGAGAAACACCGGGTAAGGATAGAATCGTCTTAGCAACTCTTGCTCGGTCAGTGTGCCATTATTGCGTAGCAACAGTCCAGCGTACCGTAGGTTATCGATGGGAAAATCGGGCAGCAGGGCCGAAGCGGACTGGATGCCGAAAGCGAACGATACGAGCTTAGTCAACACTTCCGGGTGGTCTAACGGACCCGCAAGAGCTTTTGCTTCGGTCAGTACCTCCACGTACGGTAGTTCAGCAATATCGCGTGCTTGGAACCGGGAACGGAGCGGTGGATCGAGCGGTGAACCACGGTACCGAGGGACAGGGAGTCCCAGTGCAATGACGCGAAACTTTTCCGACACACGCACCAAACCCCATTTGTCCAGCTGGTCACGGCTGAAGCGCTGTTGGTTGAAAAAGAGATTTGTTGACTTCTATGTTTTGATAACGTCAACTGCGATGAGCTGTACGAGATAATCTGTTATAGACTTTGTTTATGCTCGCCAGCACTAATCACACCATAGCAACATTGTCTCCAGCAGATCCATAGGTTTAATTACTTGACCGACTCTCTATGGTATCACTCACCTCTAGCAAAGCATCGTAATTTTTGGCCGCTATCAGAAACCTTCCATCCTCCAGGTGCATTTCTCGATTTTCCAGCAGATTGTTCAAAATCGGCAACACATTACGTTCGGTTTTCTCCACACCCTCGATCAGCAGTATGCGACCCTCGATCGCAGCACGGACCGCACTCTGATTGTGGTAGGACGCGGTCCCATCCAATATTTCACGCCGCTGCTTCAAATCACTTTCGGTCGTGTCGCGGTTCAGCAGTATGTATTCGACTTCACGACGCGTTAGCTCCGAGTACTGCATCACGATGCGGCGCCGCAAACCGCCGGGCCGCCCGAGCAGCAGTATGTCTTGGCCGAGCTTATCCTTCTGAAGCATCCAGCGGAGATGATGAAGGCGCGTTTGAGACAGCGCAGCCTCACCGGTTTCGCTGATGCTAACTGCAAAGAAACGATTGACTGTTAATCCTGCCTAGTTTCCAAGTGGGAATTGCAGGAAGTGAGCTGCCCACATACCATAACCATTCGGGACCAGTTCGGGACGCAGTGGTACGTCGATCTCTTTCTCCACGTCGTCTATCTGGATGGTgccaccggtggtggtgttgctggttGCGTAGTGACGGTTCCATGACACGCCGGTACTTTCCGCTAACGTCGGTTGCTGGTGGGCCAGGATACGCTGCAGCACGTTCATGCGCCTGATTGTTTGCACGTTACGCTGCATGGTGGCACAGGCACTGGCAACTAGGGGTCGGGCGAAAGGGGGAAGCTGGACAACGTCCCGTGGTTAGTTAACTCCAATTAAAGCTGATCCGGTGGTCGGGGTCAAAGTCTGTTTCACTAGTTGCGTGTTCATCGTCGGCACTCGGCACACACGACGATAGGCAACAACCGGACAATGTTTGTCTGTTTTGGCAGCTGATTTtgacagtcgggcgagagtgAGGGCCTCAACTATCTCTCTtgctcgctctttctcttaGCCCAAGTACGCAATTATTTGCTTGTTGTGAAAGTGTGTagaaaaaagacaaaacaataaaaaaaggaaaagtttaaatGACATTTTCCgcttgaaaaaaaagaacaatattTGATTGTATGAACAACGTAAGCTACCTTTTTCATTTAAAAGAAATTCAGAAACattgaattttgtttaaaatcatAAATCAATGCGGCAAAAGCATAACATATTGCATTCGGTTTAATAAAGCATATAAACAAAATGATACATGTCTGATAAACAGTTGTactatgatttttgtttcgt encodes:
- the LOC118511421 gene encoding von Willebrand factor A domain-containing protein 8, yielding MQRNVQTIRRMNVLQRILAHQQPTLAESTGVSWNRHYATSNTTTGGTIQIDDVEKEIDVPLRPELVPNGYVSISETGEAALSQTRLHHLRWMLQKDKLGQDILLLGRPGGLRRRIVMQYSELTRREVEYILLNRDTTESDLKQRREILDGTASYHNQSAVRAAIEGRILLIEGVEKTERNVLPILNNLLENREMHLEDGRFLIAAKNYDALLERFSRDQLDKWGLVRVSEKFRVIALGLPVPRYRGSPLDPPLRSRFQARDIAELPYVEVLTEAKALAGPLDHPEVLTKLVSFAFGIQSASALLPDFPIDNLRYAGLLLRNNGTLTEQELLRRFYPYPVFLAKEGSSYVTGLMESLKFAPESDGGHGMEIDGVSKRDDGLLNVRLRSPSKMAEFQLAQGTASPLEDKRQPFIPTSYQNGLLAELLQTIAVGDVCLVGPKGCGKSILAEQLCRLLNDQHMEAMVLYQDMTARDLLQKRTTRLNGDTVWQDSPLLMAALAGHAIVLDGVHRLHHSTLGILHRLVHDRELQLYDGRRLLSHERYDRLQTAQPDQDLTARGMLRIHPGFRIIALAEPAQNVGTDGAGVPTRSGPSGAWISAETLSLFLFHEVRGLSEREERHVLDKLYGPISDTMEQILRVAHHLRTSSDPVQQTLAGNLSTRQLLRIARRLHQYGEDRNAADLLHATFLSKFMPSLPRNVLDSAMRRYLPNYTGPSNEEANTIRNPITVEQTEDSVRIGRTSVPRYRTEAVSKIPDIVFYDLPQHLRLMERLLQDFLLGEHLLLVGNQGVGKNKIVDRLLQLMGRPREYIQLHRDTTVQSLTLQATVRDGRIEYEDSPLVKAVRYGHVLVVDEADKAPVHVTCILKTLVENGEMLLSDGRKICPPSTSTDAKVADGFLPTHPDFRMIVLANRPGFPFLGNDFFAALGDLFACHAVDNPLPESEMFLLQQYGPSVPVATIRRLVDAFAELREMADAGTLHYPYSTREVVAIVRHLERFPSDALAEVIGNVLDYDRYAPETLDQVTAVLLRHGLPIGEYAEGCEAIAAMRRQRELQLTVRSHSGKDVAGPKHGKVDPNNDPHVGGNTWAGGTGGRDTAGLGGKGGPYRLDAGHKVHQLSDAEKDDIPEEVKQAAREMNRKAFEEKLREIQMSPYEHKVYEQYAEPVRRQVQQLRITLQALQARARERQWQRHRSAGELDDTKLVEGLTGERAIYKQRAEQDPEPGQPQEKPKRLKLVVDVSGSMYRFNGYDGRLDRELEATVMVMEAFDGFEGKIRYDIVGHSGEAVAVPFVNENNPPKDAKRRLETIKMMHAHAQFCWSGDHTLAATEQAVDELAKEDCDEAIVIVLSDANLARYGITPRKLNTALARQSPRVQAYVIFIGSLDDEAKVVAENMTAGKAFVCMDLDQLPQIMRQIFAASLLQ